A window of Rhipicephalus microplus isolate Deutch F79 chromosome 8, USDA_Rmic, whole genome shotgun sequence genomic DNA:
CGCACAATACATTACACAAACAGTATTAACGGGTTGGCCCTGACAATTGGGACGCAGAAACAAGGGAACGTCATGTACATGTATATACCATGTACCACACTGTTAACCAGGCTCTACGTGTGTTAGCTGTAGTAATTAAGAGTTAAAGATAAAACGTAAAAATGTTGCACAGCCAGAATGTGGCTCAGCTTACATAATAGTGATAATATactattcacacacacacacacacacacacacatatatatatatatatatatatatatatatatatatatatatatatatatatatatatatatatatatatatatatatatatatatatatatatatatataaatatatatatctatatatatatatatatatatatatgtatatatatatatatatatatatatgaaaaaaaaggagacacacgtcgaaaaacggaaaggtttctttacgtttcggccgtgggaccggccttcgtcagaataaccaCGTTtcggccggtcccacggccgaaacgtaaagaaacctttccgtttttcgacgtgtgtctcctttttttttcatactatttaccggcgtccaagaatttattccctgcaattatatatatatatatatatatatatatatatatatatatatatatatatatatataaatatatatatatatatatatatatatatatatatatatatatatatatatatatatatatgtatatatatatatatatatatatatatatatatatatatgtatatatatatatataaatatatatatatatatatatatatatatatatatacatatatatatatatatatatatatatatatatatatatatatatatatatatatatatatatatatatatatatatatatatatatgcgctaaagaacaccagatggccaacaTTTCTCGAGCCCTTCATGACTGAGTGCCTTATCATTACATCGTGGTTTTATGGGATGCAGAACCTTGTCAATTATTCTTCTCACtaatattatatatatttttaattttttaaattttgcaaTGCAGCCAAGCGTTGTCAGGCGGTATGGGACCAGCTTCGCTTCGATTATCCATACATTTCGCCGAAAAAACGTGAAACTGCTCATTCATTCAAGAACGTGTAATAATCCCGGTTTTACGCGTGGACGATTTTGATTGCGGTCGGGCTTCCTTCCGATCACATTTCTGGATAATTATTGGCTCACTTACAGAAGCTGCAAAAAAGAGCCAATCATTGCTAAAAAAAACGTGGCCCGGATCGGGCGATGCTTGCGTGCAGCACTGCACCGCTTGTCTCCGTATAATGTGAAATCGGCTGACCAAAGTGAACCCAAGTAAGGAGACTACGAAGCCAATCACTAGAAAGTACGAATACGAATGGAAATAAAGGTCGAAGGAGAGCAAAAATATGCAGAGAGAATGAAGTTAGCATTACGTTGTAGAGCATCGTCGCACCCAAAGAACGGCAGTTTGGCTGCTATAACATTGTTTACGTACAACCGGAATAAGGCACTATAAACTATAATAACTATATTTACTAAATTCTTAACTTTTACCAAACAACCAAACATCTGCAGTCACTTGTGAATTTTAGATCCGCAGTAACTAGAATTAGCAGTACATATAGCCAATAATATTCATTATTCCCTACACACGCCATGTGAGTTGGTTGTGTATCTATGCGGGTGAACAAGGCAGGCAAGGAAACCGCAGCTCATTGTTTATCGCAACGAGGCTTAGTATATGGCTATGGCCCCACATGTTAGACGCAAGCATGCCTGCGGCATTATGCAGGGCAATGATATTCCGAATAGGGTGAGAAGTCACGGAATTGTCGGGAAGCTTGGCAAAAGCCGAGGCCTTCCACGCGAAGAACAGTATTTGAAACTGAGCTGTCCTGACGAAAAAATCTATTAGAATCTTACGTCACAAACAGCCTTATATGAGAACACACGCGATAGACTAGGGCGAACATGCGAAAGCGCTAGTTGAATATTTTAGCTCGGTTCACAGAGATACAAGGCCAACCAATATAAATGCTTCACAATATCGATCACGATGGTATGTAAACGCACCCACCTTTCTTAACAAAAACCTTCATCTCCTTTCTCCAGCCCAggatagccagccggtctaaaaaCTGGCTAACCTCTATTTCCTTCTCCTTATTCCTTCCTTCCTACATTCCTTGATCTACCATTTTCTAACTTTCCTTCCTCTCTATTTTATTACCAGTGCAGGTAGCCTCCGGACTCTGCCCTATTCTCCACATTATACATCAGTTGCTATGCTATGGAGGCTAGCAAGACTTCTGGCAGTACTTGCATTGATCTCATAAAATTATTCCATGATAATTTCTTCCAATTTTTTGTTAGGAATTCTTTTTAGGCGAGTAATAAATAAAGATATGATCTGCCATAGAAATAAACAGCtcaagttgtttacacagtttTCAATCAGTGGTTCTAAAGCATCTCTGTCTCCCTATAGTGGCCTCAGCAATCCGTTTCCGTAGCGCGACGTTGAAGGCAATCGCAGATGCCTCATTTACAACAACAAATTTCTAGCGCATGCATGGCACGCGGACTTACGCATTTTTGATCACCGAACTTCTGCCATAGCAACCACAACGTTGCACCTGATGTACAAAAAGGTGTATAACTAGGTTTCCTGCCTTTTTTGTACCCTTCTTCTTATTCTCCTAGGGGCAACGGGTCCTTTTGAGGTGTCTTTTTGTCACACTACAATAATCGTCATCGAACTTGCTTGCGTTTCTTTTCTCGAAAGCTGTGCCGCTGTAGTATGACCTGCCGAGTGCTAAGCCATCCTGATAACCACATGCGATTCGCTATCGGGAAGTAGAGGGCCCTCGGTGATAACGCAAAGAACACACGCGAAGTAGACGACGTTTCGAACCAGAAAAACAttccaaatttttttttgtctaagaGGATACTCCAAACTATAAAGCTGCAAAAATCGAGTACTTTTCAAGTGCATGTTAGGCACCAGCTGTGTCTAATGTATTCGCAACGCATACATGACTAAATTTGGCAGTGCCATTGGCACACGTGAAACCGTAAACAAAATAagtatgtatatatattctgTACGTTCGATGCCGAAATCATTCACAGAGAAAGAAGGGTGTTTGGGTGTGTCGGTAGTTTATCGTACTTCAATTTACCACACTAATCAGACAGAATACAAAACAAACACAAGGCACACGTTTCTCCCGGGTTCAGGGCACTACGTGTTCTGAAGTACATTCACAGAGAGTTGCCCTCGCCTTCGTTCGCAGCACAGACGCACGTTTATCACATCTTCTCTTTCAACATGATCTCCAGCTCGTTCGTGCACGGCGCCGAAACCAGAACTTTCTGGAGAAACCGCGTGACGTGTTCACTTCCGGGAACACTGTGTGCGAACACAACGAACACCGTATAGTAAGCACCACCGGCGACTAACATGGCCAGGATGACCACATACTGCACGTAGTCCACGGGTCGCAGTAAGGGTATCACGAACAGAGCAATCGACACTAGTAACTTGATTACCGCCAGGGGCAGCGGAACAGCGTAAGGTCTGTGTGCCTCCTTCATGGTGCGGCGGAAGCAGAATAGGCACAGGAGCACTGCGATTTCCCACGCGTTGTCCAAGAACACGGAAGCTTCGACGATGTATGAAATAGAACCAATAAATGTGTAGCCCAAGGCTAGGGCTCCGCGGAGCATGATGGCGGCCACTGGGGTGGACGAGTGAACCGTGATGCAGGAGAAGATGGGCGCCAGGTGTCCCTGCCTGGACGCCGCCAGGATGACGCGTGCGGAACTGAAGAAACCAGCGCAGACAGTGCCGAAGGTGCTTATGGAGACGGCCACTGGTATCACGACGGCGGCTCTGGCTCCCCAGGTGGCGGTGGTGAAGGACACGGCGATCGCTTCAGAGCTCGCGAAGGTGTACGAGTCGAGGACGACGAAATAGGCGACGTTGGTGAGCACGTAGATTGCGGTTACCGCTAGGATGCCGAGCAGGGTGGCCCTCAGAATGTTCTTGCTTGGCTCGGTGACCTCTTCAGCGATGAGGCATATTTGCTTCCTGGAACATAAAGAAAATAACAAAGGAAGTGGCTTCTACTACATATTGTTTTTGTTTCAGTCAAGCCTAGTGAGTTCGACAGACTTCGCTGTGAATTTTGAGTAGATATGGGTATATAGGGGGAAGGCCCGTAGGGAGAAAGTTTGTGCTTGGCGTTTCAAGGTCTTTATTCGGTGAAAGCTTTGACTCTTTACGGTAAACACTCGTTTTAAAGACAGCATATGTTGGAAGAACCAACAGCACGGGAAGGCGAGTTGGTTTACAGTATTTTCTTCTCCGACTGTTCACCTTTGGCTACGGGATCGATCGTGGTTTAGTACACATGTAGGCTAAATTGACGCTCAAGGAGTATCCTATGGTCCTACGTAAGGATGGTACTCCCGTGAGAGCACAGTTGGAGCTTTATGTAAATAAGCTGCAGGCTACGGTGTGATGATGTGCATATCATAGGGCGCGTAATTATCACACTGGTTGTGCAAAAGTGTACCATAGCTTGCGGAAAACAGGAGTTTTATGTAATGCTTATTACACGGTTATAAAAGCCGATAGTGAACTCGGCGTCCACAGCTGACGTTGGCGTGGTATGCCGTCATTATTTTCTCTCAAGATTCTTGAAGTGCTGGCGGAGCTCTGCGAAATTTACTTGACTGTCACGCACAGGCGTACGCGCGGTGAGTGGGCAGAAGGGGCGAGAGGGTGGAGGCAAGCCAGTCTCATACATTAGGCATTTGGTGAGGGGGGCGCAAAATTAGCCCCATACAATGACATGATAGGGAGGGGGGTGCTGTGACGAACTTTTGCCCCCACCCagaaggggaaccctgcgcagACTTTTGGTCACGCAGGATGCCGGCGTTCAATTACGGCTTTCGATGAGTTGTCCCTTTCTTTCTAATAGTGTTTCGCACTCGCGTATCCCTGACTCATACCCTCATATCTGGTGAGTGTTTCATCGCTCATGACGCAACTGATGATTACTTTGTGTTATTTATGTCATGAATTATCACTCGTGCTAGCTATGGACTCGAACCTCTCCAGGCAAATCAAGGTATTTCTTACAGATGTTTCGATACAGTTTAACAACACTCACTCAATGGTGAATCCCAGGTGCTGTTCGAGGAACGTGGTGCCGCTAGGTGCGAATGCCATAAGTTGTGAGATTATCAATATTACTCATGAATTGGGATATAAACGTCGGCGAAAAATGAAACAGAGGtaaagacgggacaagaaaaaCATTAAAACATGGTGCTATAGCGCCGCGTGTGAGTCCTTTTCTCGTTCCTTCTTCAGCGCTGTTTTATTCGTCTACTATGCAACACTAACCAGCCCACTTAATCATTCTGCTAAACCTAAATACGTCACCCTGCAGCCATTACTACCTGTCACGCTAATGGTGAGCCTGCATATTTTCGGGAGAAGTTACTTTAACGCAGCAGTCTATATTAATTTCATGACTTATGAATCAGGGCCGTAGTTTGCCTCAATGAagctcttctttttgctttacGTGGTTACAATATTTGCTGAGTTATCTTCAAAGAACCTTTTTTCCTGAATATCTAACGAGCTGTTTCGAGAAAGTTAGGAAGATATTTGTTTCTTTTGAAGTTATATTTATTTGTCTTGATGATAGTCTAAGCGTAGGGAAAATGCATTAGTGTAAACTATATACTTTCAgctgtaaaaaaaataatgccCAGTGATTTTGAATGTGGACATGGTGGACGCGTCAACCCCTACGCAGCTTCACTCACCAGCCTCCGTAAGAGAAGAGTGCACCGTAAAACGCGAGGACTAGTCGGCTGGCAGACTCCGGCTTGTTGAATATGGCTTCACCTTGAAAATTGTTGCCTGAAATGGAAGCCATGTTGTATACGTCCTAATATGAGAGGAAAGCTTGCAAAAAAAATGTCCTCTTACTACATGCAGGGAATTTCAGGCGGCTCTATTTTACATGTTATTGAGAAAGAAAGGCGAAATTCGCACGTCATTTTAACGGTAGTTACCAGCGCGACGGTTTGCAGTTAATCATGTTGGATTAGACATGTCTTTCAGGAACTTTGATAGTAGTCTTATTTTAAGTTTCAATTTTAGAATTAAGTGCGTACAAATGGTGTATCTTTAAACATCATGAGACCTTCAGAAAGTAATATGATTGAAGCAGGGTAACCTAACCAGAGTTTTCCAGCTTGTGCAGCTCTTCATGTAGAGAGGCCGTTTGCATTTGGATGGTTTTGGTAGCAGTGAGCAATAAAGGACATAAATGTAGCGGTACATTAAAATGTGCCATGTTAATTAGGTTTCATCTACATTTTTGACTTATTTTACAAGTGCATGCATTGTACTTGCACATAACTTTACTGCAACGATCAAACCAAAAGCACACGTCTTTACTTACGGGTGGTAGTCGAAGCGAATACTGCTCCCGTAATGATGACTGATATCAAAATGAGACACTTGATGCTGGAGAAGATGTCTTGAACTCTCGCAGATGCCTTCACGGAGAAGCAGTTTACAGATATAGCCAGGCCTGggaaaaaatgcaagaaagagtTTATTTCCAATATCTAAATTCTGTCGGTAATATCATGGAGTACTCAACTCTTTTAGAAAATGTTTGTCTGGTTGCTCTATATAGCCCAGTTTGTGTCAATGTATTAAATATATTTTAGACCGCTGCCTTGAAACTTTACCACTGATTTCACAATAAAGTTTCAACACAGCCTGACGTAGGCACAGAAATTCATGACGTATAACAACCagcgccccggtggtctagtggttattgggctcgactgctgacccgtagggcgcgggttcgactcccggtcgcgacggctgcattttcgatggaggtgcaaGTGCTTCAGGCCCGTGTGTTTATatttagttgcacgttaaagaaccctgggtggtTGCAATTTCTGGAGCCtcctgctacggcgtctctcatgatcacatcatggttttgggacgttacgcGGAATCAGTGATTATTGTGACATATATGAGCGGTATTTTCATCGTCAACCGTCAGTTACATGCTGTGTATATAAATAGGCGAACTTTCGCCCTGAAACTTTGACACCAAGTTCGTTGATTTCAGCTCCATGTATGACGTGATGTTCTTAACCCCAGcgagggataaaggggagaaaagaggttgcagagagagtACACACAATCACTGGGGTTACGAACATCACGTCATACATGGAGCTGAAATCAACAAAATTGGtgcctttatcccttccccagtgcagggtagcaaaccggatgtgcgtctggttaacctccctgcctttccttgcatctttatctctctctctctctcttaacccCAGCGAACGGTGTTGGCTCGTCGTGATGACATCTGTTTCTGTGAAGCTGCCCTGCAAAGGCTAGGCGTAGAAAACTTTATATAAAGCCAAATTTTTTACTTGTGTTTTCACAAATCAACATTGTGCtccaacaaaacaaaaatttttcCTTTTTTGGAGACTCAGAAATGTGTCAGTATTACCTCTAAGGCGCGAGACGTATCATTTTTAACTGCTGCTTCCAAACCCTTAAACATGGTGCTGTTGCATCGTTCCAGCGCTGTCATTTACAATTGTCTACCTAGAAAAATGTCACAATATTTTGCTTTGATTTCAAACATCTAGAGAGATATTTGTCATTAGAAAATTTGAGAGCGTTCACCATCACCAATTTGTATCAAAAATACTCCGTTATTTAGTCGCACAGTTTCTCATAACATCTGTGGTCTACAGCTGTTATCTGAGGTCCCCACATAGACTAAGGAAAGACATAAGCTCCTTACTATCATTATTTTGTTAGTGAAGAGCTTAATGTAGGTATATGAAAGAAGGAGTTTTTATATTTTTCACACCTGATCATACTGAGAAGCTGAATTCATATAAAGTTCCACCCTTTTATATCACTCGTTATTACAATAAATAGCATAGCGCGCAGCTGAGACCCAGTAATGTTAGTCTAGTAGTATAATCAATAAATATTATTATCTTTAGAGATTCACGCTCAGAAATCAAGATATAATTACGAGAggtgccttagtggagggctcctgaaattacgaccatctggtgtttttggCGTGTACTGGTAGAgcaaagtacacgggcctctgccgTTTTTCCTCCGTCTAAATGTGACCGCAGCAGCCAGGATTGCGCCCGAGACTTcagcgtcagcagccgagcccccCAAACAGTGATCCACCACGGCCAATTATAATTATCGTTATGACGATGGTGCCCGCCATCACAACCCGCCATGCCATAAGCTCAAGTCCTTAGCTGTCGCTTTTCATTATCATGATTATTATCCTGAGCCCTCAGCAGGGTGGATGTCCTTCTTGTGTTCCTCTACTGAACGTGGTGTTGTGCTTGCTGAGGTCacattatacccgcaaactttttttaatcgtgtcggcccacctaactttttgtcaCGCTATAACGTGCTGCTTGCCTTCTTTTTAAATGCAGCTCGAGTTTGTTTAGTTTAACGACTTGGACTTATGTTGCCCTCTAGCTACGGCAATGACCTGACCATGCCCATTTACGCTGTTGGTTTTGACTAAGACGACCTTATCTCACTTTTTTTTCCCGGTCTGTTCTACTCTTTTCACGCTAGCATTGGAACCTTTTCGCCGCTTAGCATTAAACGCAAGGACGATCCGACTCACTAGTGAAGCCCAGCGCTACGAGCACGGTCGTCTCGTAAGGGGCTTCGCAAGTAGGGTAGATGACGCTGAGCGCGTAGCTCGAGAAAGTGAGGCCCTGCAGCGCGGCGCTCATCGGATCCAGGACTAGGGAGTAGCACCACATCTGGAGGAATGGTAGCGCGTCGCCGAAGCGACCCAGAACTTTGCTAGCAGCCGTCAGGTACGCGTAGTCCCCGCCAGACGCCGGCAGCAGCGTCGCCAGCTCGGCGTAGCACAGTCCACCTGCGGCAAGTGAAGGTGTAAGTTTGTCACAGACCTGTATTACAGCGCTTATACACTTTAAAAATAGTTGTATGACTTTTTATTTGCTACACATGTGGCTTTCACTAGTATACCTACCTTAAGAAAGACGCGTTAACTCTTTTAGCATGTCACGGGTTTATATACCTACCTTAAGAAAGACGCGTTAACTCTTTTAGCAAGTCACGGGTTGATTTAtgaatatatttattaaaatagTCATATGGCCCAGAGGAACAACAGAAACGAAGGGAAATAACAATGAGTTCAAATACAGGTAAAAgggtaaaagagaaaaaaagcttgCAAATTTAGTGGGCATCTTGTGATGGGAGTATGaaacttttttcttcttatatGGAGACGATAGAGGCGGGGAGCTGATTGCAGGCGGCGCTTGTCCTCTGTAAGAAGACGTCGTTGCACAATCTTGTGTGCCAGGATTCTGTAATCATCTTTAAATAGAAACGCTAAGTCCCTTTCGGAGAGTCGTCTTTTAATTTTTAGGTTCTGAAGCTTTATCACAGATAATAAGGAGTGAGGGTGCACCACAGAGTAAATCGGCAAATGCATCTGGAAGTGGCAATACTCTTCAGGAAGAAACAAACGATTATTTGGCGAAGATTACCGACCAGTCTTTCACCAAACCAGGTACTCTACTACAGAAAGTGGAATTCGGAATCATGCTGGTCACAGCGCAAATTTCGGAATGAGGCAGCAAATTTGGCCCACAGGCTGTGTTCATGTCTGACAAAGTGCTATAGCTCGCGCTCTGGGCTGCAGGGCAGGGCCTCTGAAAGGACTTGCTCAGCAGCCTGGACCAGGAAGTCCAGAAGGACGTCTTGAGTCAAGCACCAGCTGTGGCCGTGTCTCAAGGTATTTCATCCGAGAGTGATGGGGAAAGTAGGTAGTTCCCTGACGTTCATTGACTTATTTTGCAATAAAGGTTTTTTAACATATTTTAAAACCTCGGCGCTAGTGATGCCATTCAAAAATAACGTAATATTTCTCGTGGTATCATAGAACTTGTGCCTTACTTACTTTAAAGGTGAGGAGAAGACAGTGTTGTTTCAAACAGTTTGAAAGTCTCTTGTATAATCTTACGCCTAAGAAAACTGTACAGAAAATTAAGTTTCAATGGCGCTTTTTTATTTTGTGGTTACCGTTTTTATTCTTTCAAACATATTGTAATAACAAACTCACCAATGATGCTTAAGATTCCGCAGACAACCCACACCAACAAGTCTACACCAATAGAACCAGAGTTCCTGAATACGGAGCTAGGAGTGACAAAAATTCCTGAACCTGCGAAAAATAAAAACACATAAAATAAAACAGAATTCAACCTAGTAACCCAGTACCCGAAGGCATGTGAGCAATGAATACTAAAATGAGTCTATTATCATCTTTTAGACAGTCTTGAATTCTTGTTTAATAAGTAATCAAACTTATCTTCACAAACGAATCACCAAAACAACAATTCATTCAATTTATTCATATAAGAAATTAATCAATTATTTATTCATGGCACGACTTTGGGCTCGGGTGGCTTGCTCAAATTGCTTGACAGTCTGAATTTTGGTTACTCTCCTTAGGGAGAAGAAATTAAGAAGTACTGACTTTTGAGCTGAGAGGCGTCTCTGTTGAGCTGTGCACATGAAGCTGAGAAATatctatatttttttatttctgcctgGCCGTCGGCATTCCGAAAAGTGCGGAAATGCTGGAGAGGAAGGCATATTACAGATATGAAGCTATCACAGTCTGACGAGATTTATGTGGACCTGAAGTCATAAAAAAGTTCAATTACCCAGTTTTGTTTCTCGCAATTTTGACGCAGTTCTTATGCTTCAAAGGGAAGCTTATAAAAAATGAACGGGTAGAAGAATGCCTTTCCTGTTAGACACAACATTTATAAAGCAATGGAATGCTATAGCCTATCAAAACAGACTGGATGCTATTTTCAGTTCATAATTTTCAATATTGGTTACTATGAGCTAAGTGGACGAGAGAAATTTTCCGCTCGTGTGGACCGTTACCGCAATTTCCCGAAAATTCGTCAGATGGTGCACCAAATTAGTTATGGTGGTGGCCGTTTCTATTTCCACCAGGTACTTTTCTGTTCGTGCGATTCTGGTACTGTTAGCATGGGCCACTTAGCCATGCCAGCGAGCCTTCGACGTGTATTCGTCATAAACGCCTAGGTGGCTCACCAATGATGCTTCCAATAATGAGGGCGACAGCACTTCCAAGACCGACTTGTCGCTTGAGGGTCGCCTTCCCAGCGGCTGCAGGAGCCATCGCCACTGTCTTTTCTTGAGGCGCTTCGGGTGCATTGCTTTTGGTGTTGCGCTCAGTATGCgttgcgcaattttctttcgaCGCCTTGTCCTTCACCGCGTAGCTCGCTGTCGACCCTGAGTGTGC
This region includes:
- the LOC119164487 gene encoding b(0,+)-type amino acid transporter 1-like isoform X1 gives rise to the protein MGSTASYAVKDKASKENCATHTERNTKSNAPEAPQEKTVAMAPAAAGKATLKRQVGLGSAVALIIGSIIGSGIFVTPSSVFRNSGSIGVDLLVWVVCGILSIIGGLCYAELATLLPASGGDYAYLTAASKVLGRFGDALPFLQMWCYSLVLDPMSAALQGLTFSSYALSVIYPTCEAPYETTVLVALGFTSLAISVNCFSVKASARVQDIFSSIKCLILISVIITGAVFASTTTRNNFQGEAIFNKPESASRLVLAFYGALFSYGGWKQICLIAEEVTEPSKNILRATLLGILAVTAIYVLTNVAYFVVLDSYTFASSEAIAVSFTTATWGARAAVVIPVAVSISTFGTVCAGFFSSARVILAASRQGHLAPIFSCITVHSSTPVAAIMLRGALALGYTFIGSISYIVEASVFLDNAWEIAVLLCLFCFRRTMKEAHRPYAVPLPLAVIKLLVSIALFVIPLLRPVDYVQYVVILAMLVAGGAYYTVFVVFAHSVPGSEHVTRFLQKVLVSAPCTNELEIMLKEKM
- the LOC119164487 gene encoding large neutral amino acids transporter small subunit 1-like isoform X2; amino-acid sequence: MAPAAAGKATLKRQVGLGSAVALIIGSIIGSGIFVTPSSVFRNSGSIGVDLLVWVVCGILSIIGGLCYAELATLLPASGGDYAYLTAASKVLGRFGDALPFLQMWCYSLVLDPMSAALQGLTFSSYALSVIYPTCEAPYETTVLVALGFTSLAISVNCFSVKASARVQDIFSSIKCLILISVIITGAVFASTTTRNNFQGEAIFNKPESASRLVLAFYGALFSYGGWKQICLIAEEVTEPSKNILRATLLGILAVTAIYVLTNVAYFVVLDSYTFASSEAIAVSFTTATWGARAAVVIPVAVSISTFGTVCAGFFSSARVILAASRQGHLAPIFSCITVHSSTPVAAIMLRGALALGYTFIGSISYIVEASVFLDNAWEIAVLLCLFCFRRTMKEAHRPYAVPLPLAVIKLLVSIALFVIPLLRPVDYVQYVVILAMLVAGGAYYTVFVVFAHSVPGSEHVTRFLQKVLVSAPCTNELEIMLKEKM